The stretch of DNA ATCCACTGCCTCAGCGCGTCACACCGGACCGCCTTTGGAGTTACCATGGACCGCTTTTGTTGCCTCCATTAAGCCTCAGCCCACCTCGTCGGGTCGCTGATGATCTTCTATTGGACGGCCCTGTCTCAACGCCGTGAGACCATGTCGCTTCTCGCGAACATATTAGCTCTCCCCCGAGCTCTAGGAGTTCCACGTCTTATAGTGTACGTCCACCTTCAAGTCTTGGCCTGATGAATCTctgtgtctagcccaagtcgaaccttgggctctgataccacttgttgtgcggaagcgatacagagtagatgcaaaaataaaagacacaaagatttaaagtggttcactatcaatgcgatagctacatccaccagggcgagggagaataattcactatgttgggagaattacagattacaaaagatgagcacagagtttttctagatctgcctcttaaaactctcaatgtgtttgcctcacaaatctctccttcAAGAATAGCTAGGTTAGggtagtgtttatatattaaactaCCCTGACAAAGACTAATACAATtaggaaataaaaataacaaACAAACTTGAGGAAACTAAACTTAAGAAACGACTAAGACCAAAAAACAATCAACAAAATTTacttttgttccgggtgtaattccggagcaggattatgaccacttaagcttgtagaatgacgtcgttgcttgtctcttcctttcgctctctcctgtaaagatgaacaaactgagggctcggcttggtaccgagcgaactcactctgacgctcaagtcagtaaacttaaagagataagttgtgtgttaacttggcaaagtatattgtagagagataagggagttttataccagattaagatgattttcggatccttttctcaatgagagaagtggagtatttatagactttcaccttttgtcacgcactacaacaaataaggtaattggcgaccatataaggcgactgagaactgtcgccattaacaataaagcgactaaggcccgtcgcccgcacttcgtagctaggtttagtcgcttttggcgacaggacttcgtcgccaattttggcgactgaattttttTAAAGCGGGCGACAGAAActcgtcgccaaaattggcgactgtGTTGTCATCAGTCGCGTTCTTTAAAGCCACGTCACCTCCATTTCTTCAGGATTGGCGACGGtttttggtcgccattttggcgactgtttttggtcgccattttggcgactgatttccgtCGCCAAATGCACTGTTTCCCGTCGCCAATGACCCTAAAATTAATTCATGATCAGAAACTTAGCGACGGTTTCCCGTCGCCAAATGCCCAGTATCCGTCGccaaatttacattttttttagcgtaaaaatcgtttttgacctagccaaatacgtaaaaacctgcaaataaaccaacacttccagcagagaacacatgggaagccaacacaaccaaacttgataaagaaaatcatgttccatacacacaactacgagttctacgagttttggtcatctaacattatccgggaataacatgttctctaaaaaactacataacagggaaacttgctcccgctccactaccacctccataattaggatctctaggatcctttggttgcgggcgccacccagtgttgcaattggcgaagaaggagttcatccggtccatttcctccttcatcctccgaatttcttcatctctctcggcatcccgtctctccctctcggcatcctgcctctccctggcggctaattgagcttggagcacacttacgacacttggggtataaggttgttgttgggaggaaattgaccctcttcttcttgtaggagggtagaaaatctcctttgccgacccggctccatacacatctcctctttggaacccctcaacaagatcaaaccatagctcattgtcatcaatttccgggttgttcttcctacggacaaggaattgttcctaaaaaattgataaaacattaatggttagaggttacttatctaaaaattgataaaacatatactttaaaaagctaagaaataatattttttgacacttacatataattgttgatctttttccttcgcgaagatcaacttgcccttgcttgtcttctttgcgtgagtgtcaacaaagagatcaacaatcgtgggtaccttgcccttattcttcttggtcttccggaaaaaaaaaacaaggaaattgttactcaaacatgataattaatgagactaattaaattagaagactattaaattaaaagctaagacaaataacttacatctaacaccacacgatcatgaaaagattgagaccctccataatgagtaggctcaacttccgcgtccttatctcctcctttcctgttgatcttgttccgggccgatgcttccttgaactcaggactgttccggtacttggtatattcctcatatgacgaacctgtaatcaataaaatatcaattattaattaatatattttcaaaatatgtaatgaattttaactaattacgggtattaaaagaaactaaatacctttcatgaaagatggcgccttcttcctcttagacaccttatacatgttgtcccttagcctcttcttgccaatgtcattatacctttgccaaactaggcgctcaaggtcggctggccaatagaacacacgctacaaaaagtaaacacatggatgagaaacaaattaataataaggtaattagaataaataaattatatttaataatatatattttataaatagatacccggaagttgttgaaccacatctccttatcttcatcactagcgttactccaacaagtaacgccgtgtgtcatgttctcttgggtgctattagtcacaccacgaacaactgtttgacttctaaacctgaaatcaaacatgttaaaaacataattatataggaaaacaaaaataatgtataattaacatatgtctaaaaaaagtcatttattactaaataaaaaaattacaaactagaatgaataaaaaattaccaaAGACCATTCGGATCAAGGATCATCCTCCGTCGATCGATCGGGGTAtagcaacctcctcctcctcctcactcaccTCCGTAGTAGAACGGTCAACGTCCTCCTCCCGCTCTCCTGGGAGCTACTACCTCCCTCACTATAGCCTCCGCGCTGCCTACGTCCTCCACGAGCCATGTGTACTACAATTGAATAAAAAGTGTTAGCAAATATTACaggataattattataagatacaaaaaaataaaacctaataaacaggtataaaagaaaaaataaaacgctaataattgtttccaaattttgatatgtatactttcaataccttctcttactcatcatcatcatcatcatcctcatcttcttcttcttcttcttcttcttcttcttcttcttcttcttcttcttcttcttcttcttcttcctcttctccttcctcctcttcttcttcttccccctcttctatcccatccctctccttatcattctcttcttcttcctcttctaactcCTCCTCCGCTTCTATCTCATTTGCATAAATAATTTCATCATGATCAACTGGGGACAAAACTGTTTCTGATACaacctcttcttggaaaaaagatgtatcaacttctgatcgtgcctttgttttaaaaacggctcaccattgcttttgttgtctatcattacttgtgctcggaagagatgcaaaataaacttgatgagcttgttgtgcaagtataaatgggtcatattgagagtaggttcgagtatgattcacttccacgagtttgtaacgatcatggactctcgttccagctacggaattatccctccattgaatcttgaataagacggttttataactccgatcccggccattgtagcacaactcaaagatatcctctaatatgccataatattcattgccatcaagagaagaaatagtaacgccgtagttgcatttagccttacttttgccatagtcaaatgtttgaaacttaaacccattaactgaatatcgattccacgtcacaacctttcgagaaggacccaaagccaagcttcttatcacatcatcttgaatatttagcttacatacatgcttccgaaaccaggctggaaattgatcctcatgcttatgccaaacatcctctctgttcacatttgggtgttctttaatgaaatctgtcacaaattgagcttcatatggctccaaaacctcacaattagatagcacataaaggtgggcacGGTTATATACTCTTGTCATCCAAATCTTGTTCCCCAAATGATGAACACCCTATTTCATCCTGCATTTGGAAACACTTGGGTATACTTGTGTCTAGTTCATCCGCTTCAtcaatattcaagtattttgctttggtctcaatatgtttttcaaaataaagagagcaaaaattggcaatctcttccgttaggtaggcattgcatatagaaccttccacacgagctttattaccaatttttttcttcacatgattaagaaacctttcgaaaggatacatccatctatattggacgggtccaccaactttagcttcatatggcaaatggataggtagatgctccatcgaattgaaaaaagaaggcgGAAATATCATCTCAAATTTACACAAAATTTCTGGTATTTGGTCTTCTAAACGACTCATGTCTTCAATCGATATCgtggaggaacataaatctctaAAAATTGACTTATTTCTCAGAATCGCATTCCAAATCGTAGTCggagtaaatttttaaaagccacgggtaataagcgctccatgaaaacatgacaatcatgacttttcaaccctttcaacttcagttccttcaaatcaacacaacggctcaaatcggatgcatatccatcgggaaacttcaagtttcctatccaatcgcacaatacctttctttgagctttgtcaagagtaaatatggcttttggtttagccccatccttacgaatatgaagtttaggacgatcacaaaatttcttcaattctattcttgaattaatatcatcacgtgtctttccttttacatccataatcgtatgaataagtaactcaaagaagttcttctctatgtgcatcacatccaaattgtgtctgatcaacattgttttccagtagggaagctcccaaaaaatacttcttttaaaccaaccattttttttctttttcaactctttaaactcttcttcagTCCCATCGACAGTTGATGGCAATTGGCAAATCACGTACAACCTCCCATATCTCATCCCCTTGGAGTCGAACCGGAGCATTGTCACGCACCtccttaccttttaagaaagatttcttgttctctctatgaatatgtccatccggtaagaaacatctatgacaatcaaacgaactaatttttttggaattaggaagataaaatgctttactcctATCCATGCAATAAGGACATGCCTTTCGCCCAGCGGTTGCCCATCCTTATAGCATACCatatgcgggaaaatcatttatagtccataacaatgaagctcttagttggaaattttgcttcttcgacacatcaaatgtttctacaccaacttcccacaaatacttcagttcctccaccaacggttgtaaataaacatccagatggttttttgggttatcaggaccgggaataagtaaagagaggaaaataaattgtcttttcagacaaagccaaggaggtaagttgtacggcgtggtcattacgggccaacacgagtagtttctaccaaatcgaccaaaagggtcaaacccatccgtacacaagccaagtctcacattgcgaggttcctcggcaaaatcgggatataacctatcaaaacgcttccactcctccccgtcactcggatgacacatctttcccggtgtacgaggattttctttgtgccatctcatttggttggcaagatttttcgtggcatacattctttgaagtctaggagctaatggaaaataaattaatgtgttttctgatattggtttctttctctttccactccttttattacccttcttccccttcaaaacaatatttccttcacttgtctcatatctatccctttgacatttcttacatttgtcaagcaaagcatcatctttccaaaaagcatacatcctttaggacatgcatcaatcttttcatgtggaagttgaagacctttgaccactttcttggtattatagaaatttctggtcataacattattatcgggtataacatcctcaaccaacgtagcaatactatcaacggctttaaatggcatattatactcacattttaaagaaactatcctggatgcaacttgtaacaatgtcattctactcccctcatataaggtttttcggaagcacttagcatgtcaaaaaggcttttgctcttgggtttggttgttcttcatcaatcattggtacacggtcgtcattaatgaaatcattagaccgaaaggcatcaagtaccatttctctatatgggttctcattttgttggatttgaggctcttcgggataatatttttctccatgggagatccaattgtagtagtttggaaaaaaaaccatttgtaacaagatgctcttctacttcaatgtcaaataaatattttaagtttttacatttagtacaaggacacctaagtttatgttgttccaaatcatatgaatcttgacatctagcaaattcaataaatccacgaactccttttacaaatctagcgataggacgtttcttcttatctactctttcttcgtacatccaaACTTACGTTCgagatctcttcattttaatctataagcaatatatagcaaactaaccattttaaataataatatttaatttcaacaaaaaaaagcaatggttatctcatcctccattttatgctaatttcaagatttcaattgggtccttatcactccaacctaaacccatcaatgtacgtttcaagtcactagcaaacacacatttgtgaattattaatgagaaaaaaattcggcaattccccttagttctccaaatacacaatgtggaaaagatacatattccacatatgtattcagagaacattggagaaatttgcaaccaaattcttttctcattaataaaatcacaactatgtgtttactacctaagtgacttgaaacgtacaaagacaatcccaaaatggggactattcaagaattgctcctaatgagtaattcttgaacgggtactaggtcattatatattaaacaagttgtcaaaattataaggcaaatttatacaatcccctaatcaaatgacattactaatttaacaaatttatacatcatgctcattctaacttaatttcgttaattataaggcaaatttatacaatcctaacattatactaccttcataaaactatactaccttcaacaatactacttcaatattactaaaactaagttactaccttcaataatactaatattatcaagataaccttcaattacatcccctaatcaaatcacattactaatttaacaaaaaccccaatttctaaccctaactcaaattaattaacaaaaatgctaattaaattacaactacatacattaataagcatcactaatgtataaattacaactacatactaaataagcatcacaacttaaacaaaatatgaaggattgaagtaattaaatcaatttgagtcgaaaacaaacctttattaaaaagaaaaacaaagggtcggtagtgatgtggtgatgtggtgtgcggATGGCGGCGGCGAGTGATGGCGTCCGGTGGTCGTTGTAGTTGGTGGTGGCGTCGGGTCGTCGGGTTTCTTGgcgattttttttgttttgttttgttgatgatagaatgaatgaggGACGGGGTGAAGAAtctggcaaaaaaaaaattaacaggcTATTAGCGACCGTTtttggtcgccaaattggcgacgggtgttggtcgccaaatttggcgactatttTCGGTCGCCAAATTGGATATTATTCGGTCGCCCTAGGATTTCATACGGATTTTTGGATAAAAAggtatagtcgccaaattggcgacgggtaTTGGTCGCCCGAGTTTTTTTttctgtcgccaaattggcgactgtagcatgtctgtcgcctttgtcttgttttcttgtagtgacgtagtggccaagtggctagcaggtggaaagactgttttaccctcggccgagggacccatgacaggccggcaggcctggttgactcgctgccgaggggaccggatgtgagtacgcggatatgcctatcgaccggctagttgccgagccgaaacccaagtgacaggccgacaggcttcgtcggttaggctgttaatatgttgacttgctgtcttttagctttgaccttggtcaagatgttgactcggtcagcgggtgcagaatatgccccatcaatttgcccccagcgtagtctatgccgtggtatggaccttcgatgagtgttgagcgtattctgcgcatgtcgaacttcttcctcggcttggtcctgttcaggccgtaccatatcccccctccacattgttgtgtaatggacatctaatgtggaaaagaaaatggcgctggccgagaccaaggttgggagTGCCGTTTGCCTTTGATTgtccccggccggtgctgccaagcttggttgatcagctggccgttggcaagtagataccaggGAGCGGGTCGAAGAAgatatgtcgattgacattctaccaaggagcgtgtcgaagaaaatacgtcgattgacattccgtggctgcatgcttgacacgtggctcggtgctgattggtggacgcttcatgggctttgctctgattggtccactgaatgggctttgctctataaatagagcagtatgcccctcattttgacctacaaacttctttttctcaaaaaatttcctctctctagttttttcgaagaaacttctctctagttttcgaagcgttactcggcgtaacactttcttccaaggtaaacaaacaaatttttccccaactttttcttgttaattaattgttgtCACCATGTCTGCTTGTAGACActtcgtttctgcacctcccgcaaaccacccggtgatgattgggccgcatgtttggtacgcggaacgatttgtgacagttcgtaagattatcgtcaagtgattgctcaaatattaatgtcaacctcttagttgtcatctacttcctgatacggtcgttttggcgataattagagtacattcgagtccgggtcaaaaaccgtctccattttctcgataaatcAAGTTAAATCCAGAGtcggaatgttcggaatgttccgatatttctattccatatttcacaaattttatcttttggcaaataatatcccgtaatattcatgattaatattaaggaagatcggattatttccgtcctaccataactcaaacgcgaaatctttcttcaaggagagaaacctccacgggaatagacgcaaagagtctttgcgcctcttccaagagacgcagtggctgctgcgccccttcccaggcccttctttgcatgttccacgtatctttttcatatctttccgagattcacttccaaagagtctccgaaaccctaaaccttcgtgtgattagtataaataggagccttcgctcctcatatttctcacgcgagtgtccgcccttctcttctccctttgcattctagactttgttcttactaattggcgcctacgtgcttgaacattcgaccacgtaagctcggatctttccgggtaccagcctctccgttgcatgaccgaccaatttgaccaattacaccaataatcaatctaattaatcaatttgtttcaatcgttttcctcttacgagggcactttcattgcattcgcgtcgagcatcactaatcgatatcttagtccttctcgtttcgtcaacatgtaagtctgagggtgtataatccttatttatttattgtatttatttattgtatcactcattgtaaggtttacgtcgaagataccaattaaaaccgatttctaaaaccgtctttaaaaccttttttacggattttcgaGAAAGacgatcgagaaaagacgcaaagaatcgctgcgcctcttcgaaggagcgcgcctctgctgcgcctcttcgtgaggctgccgcagttcctgcttcttttcttcttcttcgtcctctgtaaaatTCGTCaatcttttgtttgttttcgtttgttccgTTAATTCTttatcatgatagtttaataatcgtatgtatatattatttatcatcattaacacgttttaattcatcgttaatccgacttaaatcccaagtaattcaatatttgcgggttttcgtcattaaattcaaacccggattttagagattcaattcgttcatactGGGTCTCTAGAATTCGATCATTGATATAGCTttcacatattcgttgtatattcatcatgtttagtctagtTAATTATTTCAATGGAGGACTCATTcaccatgtcactaattaatcgttcatttacataattaatccgtttgcatccgtctcattcatgtttttactgtttttacgactTTAATCACATGTgaataatccattaatcactttcatccgagtaattattatcaatcaatccttaaaatcctcaattgacattaacggcttgcaaatacggcttcacagccagaactgagccaagaacagacgcagcgtctgctgcgcctattccaagggacgcagctctgctgcgcctgttcctggctgagttctatctctgaactccgttttgccttgacataattaattagcttacgtattaatctaactaatatccgtaatatcgctaatttctgttcgtctatttatttaattttacccttttattccttttttttattaaattatccgttttaaaggtattttcgacataaatcgcctattccaatgtaattaatgtaatttcatttattgtatttatcattgtatttcatATTCcctgaatgttttcacatgtaaatgagcattaaatccgaCCTTCGACTAAATTGTATGCCTAACTAATTGCTCACCGACTTagctaaattctcacatgttaggattaaaacatggatgttgcattgcatgcattataaccgacgatatatcaagtatgaataactccctaatcattagtagaggccgctatcgaggcgggcgggattaggtgttcgatcaaaagagcttcctaatacgtaccctcaccccttactccagatctccgtgagcacccgtgttcattggcatccacgagagtcattctagacatagaatgctaagggtaacgattgcttagtgttcatgtcactactttatgtcttgacatgacatgaggtattcgaacggttccaatttcccataaaaattggtggcgactccatacaaaatgcaaacgcttgtcttcGCTTCTCAccagcgccccgtgggcggcccgctgtccacggtttggcgactcatgggatttacacttacgtgtagctagggtgaaactcgaacaaggttagggaatagtttgtacaagacaattgtcggttttcataactcggtcttcctagaccgtttaattcggccttcctaggcccaacccaacccattcgaccaatcgtcccgtctaaacggtcctaattcttatttgggcctaaggatggatagcgattgacgtcattcgtaccatgatgcttactcttgtttgtgtcaagggccttcactacttgaggaaatggactaggaatcggccttactcttgtttggcacgagcctctccacagacttcgggtttgatggttcggtatggcaacccaccctttaaaccaaaacccttctaaatgcactcagcatcccgttataatgcttgtataaatgtgtaaaccatacgtgatcaccatttctaaacaaaaccatgacgaatttgcaaaaatcaaaatcctttctttcaaaaatttcgaaaaaatgggccttcaattagcgcaaaatccggtcgaaactctgtccgtttgtcgtgtcaaaatccgggccacaagcccatttcaaaacctcacttcgagtccactcctacaactacactacagttgactaggacacacattttcaaagaccttgtctttcttcaaaactcactcaacacaagtggcacacacccacttcacgagtcaaaacttttcctcttttagcaagtgtgatataatggtcgatcgtgttttgattcgtcgccgatctcttatccagtttccaagatgcccggatcaagtgatgaaaccaatctccagcaaattcaagagagtaatgatcgaatcctagccgcgctagcccaaatgcaaatcactcaagaacaaacctatgaccgccttgaacttatcgaaggccgtatctttgatgtagagggaaggttgcctccccctaaaggtgaagtactacgtttttccgatgacgagtctaaagatgagaatcctatcatagggacgactgcagctgagaaaagactccaatacctagaggaacaattgatgtaccttaagggggatgacatttatagggaaaacaatcgcaaatatgaagccgtcaattccaaattgccaaccaactttagcatgacggatatccctaagttcaagggacacgagaaccctttgaaccacatccgtgccttcaaagattacatgtctatcaaaggcatcaaacccgagatgttcttaaggatctttccttcatctcttgacaccatcccgaagcaatggttctacactttagatcataagaaggtcactacttgggaggacgccgcaatcgagttctcgaaacaatatgcggataatgccgagatccaagtcaacatgcgtactctagaggttcttacccaaaatgacaaagaaggattcaccgacttcctaagtaggtggaggaagactagcactcaactagttgaacgcccggatgaggctactcttgtggaaaagttcgtggataatctcaagcccatatatgccaatcatttgagataccaaaacatcaagactttcaaggacttaactgtattagggacacgaattgaagatgacatccgtaaaggactcttgtccaaaacggtaggtcgaggatatcaagggtgcacaagtcgttcatacggctctactaacaagaccgatgaggttaaccttctcgagccatcc from Silene latifolia isolate original U9 population chromosome 10, ASM4854445v1, whole genome shotgun sequence encodes:
- the LOC141606928 gene encoding uncharacterized protein LOC141606928, giving the protein MILDPNGLWFRSQTVVRGVTNSTQENMTHGVTCWSNASDEDKEMWFNNFRRVFYWPADLERLVWQRYNDIGKKRLRDNMYKVSKRKKAPSFMKGSSYEEYTKYRNSPEFKEASARNKINRKGGDKDAEVEPTHYGGSQSFHDRVVLDTKKNKGKVPTIVDLFVDTHAKKTSKGKLIFAKEKDQQLYAFVAIGEDETDYTKSINEAQNSCSTASCRVITKGHEESKSL